A region of Leifsonia xyli DNA encodes the following proteins:
- a CDS encoding cysteine desufuration protein SufE produces MTELTGALAEIRDDFQALEQNDRLQLLLEFSDELPELPERYRDHPDLFERVEECQAPVFIFVEVDADGIVHLFATAPQEAPTTRGFASILVQGLAGLTADEVLAVPDDFPQTLGLTQAVSPLRIRGMSALLGRAKRQVREKVAA; encoded by the coding sequence GTGACTGAACTGACGGGCGCGCTCGCCGAGATCCGCGACGACTTCCAGGCGCTGGAGCAGAACGACCGCCTCCAGCTGCTGCTGGAGTTCTCCGACGAGCTGCCGGAGCTGCCCGAGCGCTACCGCGACCACCCCGACCTGTTCGAGCGGGTCGAGGAGTGCCAGGCGCCGGTGTTCATCTTCGTCGAGGTGGATGCGGACGGCATCGTGCACCTGTTTGCGACCGCCCCGCAGGAGGCGCCGACCACGCGCGGCTTCGCGTCCATCCTGGTCCAGGGTCTCGCGGGGCTCACCGCGGACGAGGTGCTCGCGGTACCCGACGACTTCCCTCAGACACTCGGCCTCACCCAGGCGGTCTCGCCGCTGCGGATCCGCGGCATGTCGGCGCTGCTCGGCCGCGCCAAGCGCCAGGTGCGGGAGAAGGTGGCGGCCTAA